Part of the Microcoleus sp. AS-A8 genome, ATTATCCTCTGGGGTGAAGTTAGCGTGATGGACAGTGAGTGTTGCGATAGTTCGCTCGGACTTGGTAAAGTTCTTGGGTTTTTCACCGGGGCGTAAACAGTGCTTCCCGCAGTGACGACAGCGCCAAGAAGCCGCCTCTTTGATAGAGAGGGCGATATCTGACCAGTTCTTAGGGTAGCGCTGACGGTCTATGGGCACCTTTTAATGTTTTTCCATCGGGTGAGCGAGCGCGCAACAAAGGGAACATTATTGAAAACTATCTTATCCGTTAATTAAGCGGCTGTAACAACTTCTATGGTCTTGTCTATTGGTTGATTGAGGTTCAACTGAATCCGCAACTGTTCTAAGGGAATTTCCCATTTGGTATGCCATTCAATGCCAAATAAGGGTTTAGCTTCCTTTCCTCGCATCCATCCTCTTGATAAGGCATTCATATGTTGTTCGCAGAGTTCTGTATCTTCGATAGCCGTTTTCATTAAATTTTTAGCCAGCAGCGCTAAAAAGGTTGGAGATGGATAAATTTGGGCTGTATAAAAGGCTTCTAGCTCAATTT contains:
- a CDS encoding HNH endonuclease → MPIDRQRYPKNWSDIALSIKEAASWRCRHCGKHCLRPGEKPKNFTKSERTIATLTVHHANFTPEDNRPENLIPLCAPCHLAVHQTGKGNISPGQLSLFSFLVDDNATLMIVPNIELFSLTSS